One region of Solanum pennellii chromosome 6, SPENNV200 genomic DNA includes:
- the LOC107021089 gene encoding uncharacterized protein LOC107021089, with product MYSTQVSSFISIPFLPSKSKTHKLKYPKILHTKLCNSTPKMSLNQNSNTNLINTITKLLWGPSLPPQLLISTVRSTWSATWQLMMSQLAPSDPTGSYTRPTSQFRLYSNPKLKFSPKDLHLYVGLPCPWAHRTLIVRALKGLEDSVPVSIASPGIDGSWEFRVSSDPDKNKLVPGLDKANGCKTLREIYKLRRGGYSGRSTVPMLWDMGKKEVLCNESYDIIEFFNSGLNEISGNPELDLSPPALKDDIRKWNNIIYPNVNNGVYRCGFAQSQEAYNKAAEGLFRTLEMLEDHLRGSRYLCGDVLTLADVCLFTTLIRFDVVYNVLFKCTKKKLIEFTNLHGYLRDIYQIPKVAETCNMGQIMEGYYKILFPLNPGGINPIMPSGCEDEVLSKPHNRDSLSLKTKVVQHSVS from the exons atgtactcTACTCAGGTCTCCTCCTTTATCTCCATTCCATTTCTTCCATCAAAATCAAAAACTCACAAACTAAAATATCCTAAAATTCTTCACACTAAGCTATGCAACTCAACTCCAAAAATGTCACTTAACCAAAACTCAAACACTAACCTCATAAACACCATCACTAAGCTTCTATGGGGTCCATCACTTCCCCCACAGCTCCTCATCTCCACCGTCCGTTCAACTTGGTCCGCCACGTGGCAGCTCATGATGTCCCAACTCGCTCCATCAGACCCAACCGGATCCTACACCCGACCCACGTCGCAGTTTCGGCTATACTCCAATCCCAAATTGAAATTTTCCCCGAAAGACCTCCACCTTTACGTGGGCCTTCCATGTCCGTGGGCACACAGAACACTCATTGTTCGAGCTCTTAAGGGTCTAGAAGATTCTGTACCCGTTTCAATTGCTTCTCCGGGTATTGATGGGTCTTGGGAATTCCGGGTTTCTTCTGACCCGGATAAGAATAAGCTTGTTCCGGGTTTGGATAAAGCTAATGGGTGTAAAACCTTAAGAGAAATTTATAAGCTGAGACGTGGTGGTTATAGTGGTCGATCAACTGTTCCAATGTTGTGGGACATGGGGAAGAAGGAAGTGCTTTGTAATGAGAGTTATGATATTATTGAGTTTTTCAATTCGGGTTTGAATGAAATTTCAGGGAATCCTGAATTGGATCTTTCACCACCTGCATTGAAAGATGACATTCGAAAATGGAACAATATAATTTATCCAAACGTTAATAATGGCGTGTACAG GTGTGGATTTGCACAAAGTCAAGAAGCATACAATAAAGCAGCAGAAGGGTTGTTTAGAACACTGGAAATGTTGGAGGATCATTTGAGGGGATCGAGGTATTTGTGTGGGGATGTTTTGACACTTGCAGATGTGTGTTTGTTCACTACTTTGATTCGGTTTGATGTGGTCTATAATGTCCTCTTCAAATGTACCAAGAAGAAGCTCATTGAATTCACCAACCTCCATGGATATCTCAGAGACATTTATCAG ATACCAAAGGTTGCAGAAACTTGCAATATGGGACAAATAATGGAAGGTTACTACAAGATTCTGTTCCCATTGAATCCAGGGGGCATTAATCCCATTATGCCTAGTGGTTGTGAGGATGAAGTGCTCTCTAAACCGCATAATAGAGACTCCTTGTCATTAAAGACAAAAGTTGTGCAACACTCTGTTTCTTGA
- the LOC107023703 gene encoding 60S ribosomal protein L23, whose amino-acid sequence MSKRGRGGSAGNKFRMSLGLPVAATVNCADNTGAKNLYIISVKGIKGRLNRLPSACVGDMVMATVKKGKPDLRKKVMPAVIVRQRKPWRRKDGVFMYFEDNAGVIVNPKGEMKGSAITGPIGKECADLWPRIASAANAIV is encoded by the exons ATGTCGAAGAGAG GTCGCGGAGGTTCCGCGGGGAACAAGTTCAGGATGTCGCTGGGTTTGCCCGTGGCAGCCACCGTCAATTGTGCTGATAACACCGGAGCAAAGAACTTGTACATCATTTCGGTGAAGGGTATCAAGGGAAGGCTTAACAGGTTGCCATCAGCTTGTGTGGGTGATATGGTCATGGCTACCGTGAAGAAGGGTAAGCCCGATCTCAGGAAGAAAGTCATGCCTGCCGTCATTGTTCGTCAGCGCAAGCCATGGCGCCGAAAGGACGGTGTCTTCATGTACTTTGAAG ATAATGCTGGTGTAATTGTGAACCCCAAGGGAGAAATGAAAG GATCTGCAATTACAGGGCCAATTGGGAAAGAGTGTGCTGATCTTTGGCCAAGAATTGCAAGTGCTGCTAATGCTATTGTGTAG
- the LOC107023519 gene encoding succinate--CoA ligase [ADP-forming] subunit beta, mitochondrial yields the protein MVRGMLRKLANQSLSVAGKWQQQQLRRLNIHEYQGAELMSKYGINVPKGVAVASLDEVKKAIQDVFPNQSEVVVKSQVLAGGRGLGTFKNGFQGGVHIVKADQAEDIASKMLGQILVTKQTGAQGKVVSKVYLCEKMSLVNEMYFSIILDRATAGPLIIACRKGGTSIEDLAEKFPDMIIKVPIDVFKGISDADAAKVVDGLAPKVADRNDSIEQVKKLYKLFCETDCTMLEINPLAETSDNKLVAADAKLNFDDNAAYRQKEIFSLRDSSQEDPREVAAAKADLNYIGLDGEIGCMVNGAGLAMATMDIIKLHGGTPANFLDVGGNATEGQVVEAFKILTADEKVKAILVNIFGGIMKCDVIASGIVNAAKQVQLKVPVIVRLEGTNVEQGKRILKESGMKLITAEDLDDAAEKAVKALA from the exons ATGGTGAGAGGAATGCTGCGTAAACTTGCCAATCAGTCTCTTTCAGTCGCCGGAAAATGGCAGCAGCAACAGCTCCGCCGCCTCAACATCCACGAATATCAG GGAGCTGAATTGATGAGCAAATATGGAATCAATGTACCGAAAGGTGTTGCTGTTGCTTCCCTTGATGAAGTGAAAAAAGCAATTCAAGATGTGTTCCCTAACCAAAGCGAG GTTGTTGTTAAGTCACAAGTCCTTGCTGGTGGTCGTGGCCTTGGAACGTTTAAAAATGGATTTCAGGGTGGAGTTCATATTGTCAAGGCTGATCAGGCTGAAGACATTGCCA GTAAAATGCTTGGACAGATACTTGTTACTAAACAAACTGGAGCTCAAGGAAAAGTTGTCAGCAAG GTTTACCTATGTGAAAAGATGTCCCTGGTTAATGAAATGTACTTTTCAATTATACTTGATCGTGCAACTGCTGGCCCT CTCATTATTGCTTGTCGAAAGGGTGGAACCAGCATAGAAGACCTAGCAGAAAAATTTCCCGACATGATTATAAAG GTTCCAATTGATGTTTTCAAAGGAATCAGTGATGCAGATGCTGCAAAGGTTGTTGATGGTTTGGCTCCAAAAGTAGCTGACAGAAACGATTCAATTGAACAAGTGAAAAAGTTGTATAAACTTTTCTGTGAAACTGACTGCACAATGTTAGAG ATCAACCCCCTTGCAGAAACTTCTGACAACAAGCTGGTAGCTGCAGATGCAAAGCTCAATTTTGACGATAATGCTGCTTACCGCCAAAAGGAAATATTTTCTCTTCGCGATTCATCACAAGAAGATCCTCGTGAG GTTGCTGCTGCAAAAGCTGATTTGAATTATATTGGCTTGGATGGAGAAATTGGTTGCATGGTAAATGGTGCTGGATTGGCAATGGCTACCATGGATATTATTAAGCTTCATGGGGGGACTCCAGCCAATTTTCTAGATGTTGGTGGAAATGCTACTGAAGGCCAG GTTGTCGAGGCCTTCAAAATTTTGACTGCAGATGAGAAGGTGAAAGCTATTTTGGTGAACATCTTTGGCGGAATAATGAAGTGTGATGTGATAGCCAGTGGTATTGTTAATGCAGCCAAGCAG GTTCAACTGAAAGTGCCTGTGATTGTTCGTCTGGAAGGAACCAACGTCGAACAAGGGAAGAGAATTCTCAAG GAAAGTGGCATGAAACTGATTACCGCTGAGGATTTAGATGACGCAGCTGAAAAGGCAGTCAAGGCCTTAGCttag
- the LOC107022696 gene encoding CRIB domain-containing protein RIC6: MATKVKGLLKGLRYISQIFDEEKEKDIQIGFPTDVKHVAHIGWDGPSTDNNPSWMKDFNGPGQFQSAPLVPPAADNPEIKWVSEDSNRRSRNADSSAAGDQPEQTKSTRRHSSSKENGGTDSPKKSRSSRRHHRKDSADGSKHGRIPLDSAAGSESPARDLPDIPKKSRRKKSKEADPSGTIPGSRSSKSKGTSSSTAAAPASDPGSEGAVQSSINNESIIS, translated from the exons ATGGCCACCAAGGTGAAAGGCCTTCTCAAAGGCCTTCGTTACATTTCTCAAATATTTG ATgaggagaaagaaaaagatataCAGATTGGTTTTCCCACAGACGTAAAGCATGTTGCACATATAGGATGGGATGGACCATCAACAGATAATAATCCAAGCTgg ATGAAAGATTTCAATGGACCTGGACAATTTCAGTCAGCACCTTTGGTTCCTCCAGCAGCAGATAATCCTGAAATTAAATGGGTTTCTGAAG ATTCAAACCGAAGGTCCAGAAATGCAGATTCTTCTGCCGCCGGAGATCAACCAGAACAAACAAAGTCAACCAGGCGTCATTCTTCTTCTAAGGAAAACGGAGGGACTGATTCTCCAAAGAAATCCAGGAGTTCCCGGCGACACCACAGGAAGGACTCTGCTGACGGTTCCAAACACGGCCGGATCCCGCTAGACTCAGCCGCAGGCTCAGAATCTCCGGCAAGAGACCTGCCGGATATCCCCAAAAAATCACGGCGGAAGAAGTCCAAGGAAGCCGACCCCAGCGGTACCATCCCCGGATCCCGATCGTCCAAGTCAAAAGGCACTTCTTCTAGTACAGCTGCAGCACCAGCATCGGATCCAGGATCTGAAGGTGCAGTACAGAGTTCGATAAACAATGAAAGCATCATTTCATAA
- the LOC107023838 gene encoding glycolipid transfer protein 1-like: MEGTVFAPALEGIKHVKSEEGVMLTTPFLDVCKHILPIIEKFGAAMALVKSDIGGNITRLENKYLSNPTKYTNLYSMVQEEVEAKTAKGSSSCTNGLLWLTRAMDFLVALFRNLLEHQDWAMSQACSDSYSKTLKKWHGWLASSSFTVAMKLAPDRKKFMDVICGTGDINSDIEKFCTTFSPLLEENHKFLANVGMDELKAS; encoded by the exons ATGGAAGGCACTGTCTTTGCCCCTGCTTTAGAAGGAATCAAGCATGTCAAGTCTGAGGAAGGAGTAATGCTTACAACACCTTTCTTAGATGTCTGCAAACACATCTTACCTATTATAG AAAAGTTTGGAGCTGCCATGGCACTGGTCAAGTCTGACATTGGTGGAAATATAACG AGGTTAGAAAACAAGTACTTGTCGAACCccacaaaatatacaaatttgtATAGCATGGTGCAAGAAGAGGTTGAAGCAAAGACCGCAAAAGGCTCTTCCAGTTGCACAAATGGTCTTCTTTGGTTGACAAG GGCGATGGATTTTCTGGTGGCGCTGTTTAGAAATTTACTGGAGCATCAGGACTGGGCTATGTCACAAGCTTGCTCTGATTCCTACAGCAAGACATTGAAAAAGTGGCATGGATGGCTAGCGAGTTCAAGTTTTACG GTGGCTATGAAGCTCGCTCCAGACAGGAAGAAATTTATGGATGTAATATGTGGGACCGGTGATATTAATAGCGACATTGAAAAATTCTGTACTACTTTCTCACCGCTTCTTGAAGAGAACCACAAGTTCTTG GCCAACGTTGGAATGGATGAACTGAAAGCATCTTAA